One stretch of Miscanthus floridulus cultivar M001 chromosome 18, ASM1932011v1, whole genome shotgun sequence DNA includes these proteins:
- the LOC136522660 gene encoding formin-like protein 6 → MSLFRRLFYRRPPDGLVEISGNILVFDHCYSMDLLEEDELMPYIGGILKQLLGHYSIDKFMVFNFEGSKKDNQIASIFSYYDMCVMGYPRNYEGCPLLTMEMIHHFLRSSESWLSLSQDNFLLIHAEHGGWPVLAFALTALLVYLKRYSDERKALEAVCKQAPDGLAELFSPLDPVPSQLRYLKYVSKRHISPESWPPVDKMLNLNCIIIRKVPNFDGQGGCRPLFRIYGLDPLAPNDRATKLLFSTPKTSDFVQLYTQEECEIIKVNVHCPVQGDIVIECVSLDEDFEHEVMVFRAMFSTAFIEDNLLVLDRNQIDILWDTKHRFPVDFRVEAIFSDMEMSTAIHKSELSSKEKESLSKVGDAFSHLDWSSESDHITNEESKQKGLQREHDGFDKIPLEETEISSASAENSSRSVQIHHIEPAENHSSLANVHSSPEPEASGPNIQGGQLFNDASAQEEPEVDDTKIEPNSETSRDAEAGDAAAAAAAAEWSDNNSDVFLSDTPSSSTPSSPPKFDEILEAGMVETRSQLTELKI, encoded by the exons ATGTCGCTGTTCCGGCGGCTCTTCTACCGGCGGCCGCCCGATGGGCTCGTCGAGATCTCCGGCAACATCCTCG TATTTGATCACTGTTACTCCATGGATTTGCTGGAAGAAGACGAGCTGATGCCATACATTGGAGGAATCTTAAAACAGCTACTTGGCCACTACTCCATCGACAAATTCATGGTATTCAACTTTGAGGGAAGCAAGAAggacaaccaaattgccagcatttTCTCATACTACGACATGTGTGTGATGGGTTACCCACGTAATTATGAAGGATGCCCCCTGCTCACCATGGAGATGATTCACCATTTCCTGAGATCTAGTGAAAGCTGGCTCTCATTAAGCCAGGATAACTTTCTGCTAATACATGCAGAACATGGTGGATGGCCAgttcttgcttttgcattgacAGCCCTATTGGTTTACCTCAAAAGGTATAGTGATGAGAGGAAGGCTTTGGAGGCTGTCTGCAAACAGGCACCTGATGGGTTAGCTGAGCTGTTCTCACCACTGGACCCAGTGCCTTCTCAGCTGAGATATTTGAAGTATGTGTCAAAACGGCACATATCACCAGAATCATGGCCTCCTGTTGACAAAATGCTGAATTTGAACTGTATAATAATCAGGAAGGTACCGAATTTTGATGGGCAAGGGGGATGCAGACCACTATTCCGCATTTATGGCCTAGATCCCCTTGCGCCTAATGACAGGGCTACTAAACTTCTCTTTTCGACCCCAAAGACAAGTGATTTTGTCCAGCTCTATACACAG GAAGAATGTGAGATAATCAAGGTTAATGTCCATTGTCCTGTTCAAGGAGACATTGTAATTGAGTGTGTCAGCCTGGATGAGGACTTCGAACATGAAGTTATGGTGTTCAGAGCCATGTTTAGCACAGCTTTTATTGAAGACAATTTGTTGGTACTTGATAGGAACCAGATTGATATTCTGTGGGACACAAAACACCGGTTTCCTGTAGACTTCAGAGTTGAG gctatattttctgatatggaAATGAGCACAGCAATTCACAAATCTGAGTTATCTAGCAAGGAGAAAGAGAGCCTTTCCAAGGTTGGTGATGCCTTCAGCCATCTGGATTGGTCAAGCGAAAGCGATCACATCACAAATGAAGAATCAAAACAGAAGGGATTACAGAGAGAACATGATGGCTTCGACAAAATACCTCTTGAGGAAACAGAAATCAGCAGCGCATCAGCTGAAAATAGCAGCAGATCTGTCCAGATTCATCACATAGAACCTGCTGAAAACCATTCTTCTCTTGCCAATGTGCATTCTTCGCCAGAACCTGAGGCTTCTGGACCAAACATTCAAGGAGGTCAACTCTTCAATGATGCATCTGCACAGGAGGAACCCGAAGTGGATGACACCAAAATCGAACCCAATTCAGAAACTTCCCGAGATGCAGAAGCTGgtgatgccgccgccgccgcagccgcagccgaaTGGTCTGACAACAACTCGGATGTGTTCCTGTCAGACACACCCTCGAGCAGCACCCCGTCTAGTCCGCCAAAGTTCGACGAGATCCTGGAGGCTGGTATGGTTGAAACTCGATCACAACTGACTGAACTGAAGATATAG